One Methanolinea sp. DNA window includes the following coding sequences:
- a CDS encoding methanogenesis marker 2 protein, which produces MELNGVSTAEIARAVREYEGVRRKHAIGEMVRAFWTDSPGVLASFGEDAAVIEHGDEVLLLAADGIWSRLMEADPYWAGYCAVLVNIHDIAAMGGRPVAMVDVLSISDPQIQEKVIAGMRDASLQFGVPIVGGHLHPDTPYSVIDVAILGIAAKDAVIYSHTARTGDSVVVAVDLDGRVHPSCCLNWDSVTMKSPSRVREQVRVMESLGRDHLVTAGKDISNPGVIGTLGMLLEVSGKGATIALDRLPVPDLGLHGMTFEQWVRVYPGMGFVLTVPAASVGEVCRRFSAAGLTAAEVGVVTDERVLCITLDDDRAPVFSLDRAGIMRLFFPR; this is translated from the coding sequence ATGGAATTGAACGGTGTGTCCACTGCAGAGATTGCACGCGCAGTCAGGGAGTACGAGGGCGTCAGGCGGAAGCATGCCATCGGCGAGATGGTCAGGGCTTTCTGGACAGATTCACCGGGGGTCCTCGCCTCCTTCGGTGAGGACGCTGCCGTGATCGAGCACGGTGACGAGGTCCTCCTCCTCGCCGCGGACGGGATATGGAGCCGGCTCATGGAGGCAGATCCCTACTGGGCCGGCTACTGTGCCGTCCTCGTCAATATCCACGACATCGCCGCGATGGGCGGAAGGCCGGTCGCGATGGTGGACGTCCTCTCCATCTCCGACCCGCAGATACAGGAGAAGGTCATCGCGGGGATGCGCGACGCCTCCCTCCAGTTCGGAGTGCCCATCGTGGGGGGACACCTCCACCCCGATACCCCTTACAGCGTCATAGACGTGGCAATCCTCGGCATCGCGGCGAAGGACGCCGTCATCTACTCCCACACCGCCCGCACGGGAGACTCGGTTGTCGTGGCCGTCGACCTCGACGGCCGCGTCCACCCTTCCTGCTGCCTCAACTGGGACTCTGTCACCATGAAATCGCCATCCAGGGTGAGGGAACAGGTCAGGGTCATGGAATCCCTCGGCCGGGATCACCTCGTCACCGCCGGGAAAGACATCAGCAACCCAGGCGTCATCGGGACCCTCGGGATGCTGCTCGAGGTGAGCGGGAAGGGGGCAACGATTGCGCTCGACAGGCTGCCGGTCCCCGACCTCGGTCTCCACGGGATGACATTCGAGCAGTGGGTGAGGGTGTACCCGGGGATGGGATTTGTCCTGACCGTACCTGCCGCGTCGGTCGGCGAGGTCTGCCGCAGGTTCTCGGCGGCAGGGCTCACGGCAGCCGAGGTCGGTGTCGTCACCGACGAGAGGGTCCTCTGCATCACCCTCGACGACGACCGGGCCCCCGTCTTCTCGCTCGACCGCGCGGGGATCATGCGACTTTTTTTCCCACGGTGA
- the mtxX gene encoding methanogenesis marker protein Mmp4/MtxX, producing the protein MPQGRIGIGVLSDAQKVWESIGRARVRSRIVAYAKTGTGDAPRGIPVEESANPWDALAQDLYAGKIDAAVRGTLPSGAALRSLKRVAAVDHLERAALLEDNKGHRFLLAPVGIDEGWTVVEKVGIAKRARDLACRLGLAGEVAILSGGRLSDAGRHPRVDESLSHAELVSRLTGFPHLEILIEDAVERCSVVIAPDGICGNLIFRTLVLVGGGRGCGAPVLNIDRVFIDTSRASPDYANALRLAEFLAGTITSGN; encoded by the coding sequence ATGCCACAGGGCCGGATAGGAATCGGCGTCCTTTCCGACGCGCAGAAAGTCTGGGAGAGCATCGGGCGGGCACGCGTCCGGTCGCGCATCGTCGCTTACGCGAAGACCGGGACGGGGGACGCGCCCCGCGGCATCCCCGTCGAGGAGAGCGCAAACCCGTGGGATGCCCTCGCGCAGGATCTCTACGCGGGGAAGATCGACGCCGCGGTGCGGGGGACTCTCCCCTCCGGTGCGGCCCTCCGGTCGTTGAAGAGGGTCGCCGCGGTGGACCACCTCGAGCGTGCCGCCCTCCTCGAAGACAACAAGGGCCACAGGTTCCTCCTTGCCCCGGTGGGAATCGACGAGGGGTGGACCGTCGTCGAGAAAGTCGGAATCGCGAAGAGGGCAAGGGACCTCGCGTGCCGGCTCGGCCTTGCCGGGGAAGTCGCGATCCTCTCAGGCGGGAGGCTCTCGGACGCGGGGAGGCACCCGAGGGTTGACGAGAGCCTCTCCCACGCAGAGCTCGTCTCGCGCCTGACTGGGTTCCCCCACCTCGAGATCCTGATCGAGGACGCGGTGGAGAGATGTTCCGTCGTCATCGCCCCCGACGGGATTTGCGGCAACCTCATCTTCCGCACGCTCGTGCTCGTCGGGGGAGGGAGGGGGTGCGGCGCTCCAGTCCTGAATATCGACCGCGTTTTCATCGATACCTCGCGCGCCTCGCCCGATTATGCAAATGCCCTCCGCCTCGCCGAGTTTCTCGCGGGGACGATAACGAGTGGTAATTAA
- a CDS encoding CBS domain-containing protein, with product MAVGDGDADPARSLDVPVGEIMEGEFPRVGPSTPIAACISLMSRTGCRGLYVTGEDGRFLGVVTPGDILAHVLPEVGMGARRKAHHLGTLLSGAPLVAADVMSHRHASVPRDAPLSEAVRLLEKHPCPGLVVTGDGGVAVGVVDPCAVLTHLFSPGGPRCGQQGNNRTS from the coding sequence ATGGCAGTGGGCGACGGGGACGCGGACCCGGCGCGCAGTCTCGACGTGCCCGTGGGCGAGATCATGGAGGGGGAGTTTCCCCGCGTTGGCCCATCCACTCCGATCGCGGCGTGCATCTCCCTGATGTCGCGCACGGGATGCAGGGGCCTGTACGTGACGGGAGAAGACGGCCGGTTTCTCGGCGTGGTCACGCCGGGCGATATCCTCGCGCACGTTCTCCCCGAGGTGGGGATGGGTGCAAGGAGGAAGGCGCACCACCTCGGGACGCTCCTCTCGGGGGCACCCCTCGTCGCGGCGGACGTGATGTCGCACAGGCACGCGAGCGTTCCGCGGGACGCTCCCCTCTCGGAGGCGGTCCGCCTGCTCGAGAAACACCCCTGCCCCGGGCTCGTCGTCACCGGGGATGGGGGTGTCGCAGTGGGCGTCGTCGATCCCTGCGCGGTACTCACGCACCTCTTTTCCCCGGGCGGGCCCCGCTGTGGGCAGCAAGGGAATAACCGTACGTCATGA
- a CDS encoding NFYB/HAP3 family transcription factor subunit, producing the protein MADLPIAAVVRIAKKNGAERVGSDAAAALVAKAEEYIANLTREANRLALHAGRKTIKEEDVELAAKSA; encoded by the coding sequence ATGGCAGATTTACCCATTGCTGCAGTTGTGAGAATTGCAAAGAAGAACGGTGCTGAGAGGGTAGGCAGCGATGCTGCAGCGGCTCTCGTCGCAAAGGCTGAGGAATACATCGCGAACCTGACAAGGGAGGCAAACCGCCTCGCCCTCCACGCGGGAAGGAAAACCATAAAAGAAGAGGACGTGGAACTTGCGGCAAAGTCCGCATAA
- a CDS encoding replication factor C large subunit, protein MDWAEKYRPVHLRDVVGNTAALHQMLEWARDWNPRKKPLILYGKPGTGKTSSAHALARDMGWDAIELNASDQRTRSVIERVAGSGGTTASFTGKHRLIIIDEADNLHGTADRGGARAILELLQVARQPVILIANDLYGVAPEIRSRCEPVQFRAIQARAIAPRLRYICSAEKISCSETAIMKIAEAAGGDMRAAIHMLHASAAGKDRLDEEIVFSAKDTRATVFDVVGALYGRTDPETLLRLAYDADESPETLIQWIEANLAGIESPRDLEAAYFALAKADMYIGDTYRLQYYTLWRYAHALMLLGVARVTAGKGIRSRINPPARWKKISSYQRQKAVRASFLRKLASALHMPEHTLLEEYMDPLCLIIEHDPLPYAREFALDADELALAIHDRERAAAIIKEIAAAEKETKREREKRSAGKGESRRREESAKQAPGTPAESIPQDAEHVERSRAKNQRTLFDGF, encoded by the coding sequence ATGGACTGGGCGGAGAAATACCGGCCTGTTCACCTGCGCGACGTCGTGGGGAACACGGCCGCCCTCCACCAGATGCTCGAGTGGGCAAGGGACTGGAACCCGCGGAAGAAACCGCTGATCCTCTACGGGAAACCGGGTACCGGGAAGACGTCGAGTGCCCACGCGCTCGCCCGCGACATGGGATGGGACGCGATAGAGCTGAACGCGAGTGACCAGAGGACGCGGTCCGTGATAGAGAGGGTCGCGGGGAGTGGGGGCACGACCGCGAGCTTCACGGGGAAGCACCGGCTCATCATCATCGACGAGGCGGACAACCTCCATGGGACGGCTGACCGCGGGGGAGCCCGCGCGATCCTCGAGCTCCTACAGGTCGCCCGGCAGCCCGTCATCCTCATCGCAAACGATCTCTACGGGGTGGCCCCGGAGATAAGGAGCCGCTGCGAGCCGGTCCAGTTCAGGGCGATCCAGGCCCGTGCAATCGCGCCGAGACTCCGGTACATCTGCAGCGCGGAGAAGATATCCTGCAGCGAGACGGCGATTATGAAGATCGCGGAAGCCGCGGGGGGAGACATGCGGGCCGCGATCCACATGCTCCACGCGTCCGCGGCGGGAAAGGACAGGCTCGACGAGGAGATCGTCTTCTCGGCGAAGGACACGCGTGCGACGGTATTCGACGTCGTGGGTGCCCTGTACGGGAGGACCGACCCCGAAACCCTGCTGCGGCTCGCCTACGACGCGGACGAGTCACCCGAGACGCTCATCCAGTGGATCGAGGCAAACCTCGCGGGCATCGAGAGTCCCCGCGACCTCGAGGCCGCGTACTTTGCCCTCGCGAAGGCCGACATGTACATCGGCGATACCTACCGCCTCCAGTACTACACCCTCTGGCGGTATGCCCACGCCCTCATGCTCCTCGGTGTCGCGCGCGTGACCGCGGGGAAAGGGATCCGCTCGCGCATCAATCCCCCCGCGAGGTGGAAGAAGATCTCCTCGTACCAGAGGCAGAAGGCGGTGAGGGCCTCGTTCCTCAGGAAACTCGCCTCCGCACTCCACATGCCCGAGCACACCCTCCTTGAGGAGTACATGGATCCCCTCTGCCTCATCATCGAGCACGACCCGCTCCCGTACGCGAGGGAGTTTGCCCTCGATGCAGACGAGCTCGCCCTCGCGATCCACGACCGGGAGAGGGCCGCGGCCATCATCAAGGAGATTGCAGCCGCGGAGAAGGAGACAAAGAGGGAGAGAGAGAAGCGTTCTGCCGGGAAAGGCGAATCGCGCAGGAGGGAGGAATCGGCGAAGCAGGCCCCGGGAACGCCGGCAGAGAGCATCCCGCAGGACGCAGAACACGTGGAGAGGTCGCGGGCGAAGAATCAGAGGACCCTCTTTGACGGGTTCTGA
- a CDS encoding HEAT repeat domain-containing protein codes for MAEKTRYDIIQSIEELGRKGEPAVDFLLLALKDEDKRVRIAAANALGEIGDSRSIDALINLLADGDKDLRFISASLLGKIGDPRAREALSRACSDENCFVRIMAREALSRIR; via the coding sequence GTGGCAGAGAAGACCAGGTACGACATCATCCAGTCAATCGAGGAACTGGGACGGAAGGGAGAGCCGGCAGTTGATTTCCTCCTCCTCGCCCTAAAGGACGAGGATAAGAGGGTGAGGATCGCCGCTGCAAATGCCCTTGGGGAGATTGGGGATTCCCGGAGCATCGACGCGCTGATAAACCTCCTCGCGGACGGCGACAAGGATCTCAGGTTCATCTCCGCGTCCCTCCTCGGGAAGATAGGGGACCCTCGCGCACGGGAGGCACTCTCGAGAGCATGCTCCGACGAGAATTGCTTCGTCCGGATCATGGCGAGGGAAGCCCTCTCCCGAATACGCTGA
- a CDS encoding peptidase M54: MELLIFWDTGAPSGIQASFCRQIASVLPVVPRLRENPILVTGFLPARRQTDATALLDSLDLYKRRTGCRDLILLVVGGDLCREGDEYLFGLARPETGTAVVSTCRLANDHYGLPPDDGELVERLVKESAHEVGHLLFLPHCSRGECIMHNPLTLDDIARQKRWFCPECRSRLEGTA, from the coding sequence ATGGAACTCCTTATTTTTTGGGATACGGGAGCACCTTCCGGCATCCAGGCATCCTTCTGCAGGCAGATCGCATCGGTCCTCCCGGTCGTGCCACGGCTGCGCGAAAATCCCATCCTCGTGACGGGCTTCCTCCCCGCGAGGAGGCAGACCGACGCGACAGCCCTCCTCGACTCGCTCGACCTCTACAAGAGGCGGACGGGCTGCAGGGACCTCATCCTGCTCGTCGTGGGCGGGGACCTCTGCAGGGAGGGGGACGAGTACCTCTTTGGGCTCGCGAGGCCCGAGACGGGGACTGCCGTGGTATCCACGTGCCGGCTTGCCAACGACCACTACGGCCTCCCGCCCGACGACGGCGAACTCGTCGAGAGGCTCGTTAAGGAATCGGCCCACGAGGTGGGCCACCTCCTCTTTCTCCCCCACTGCTCCCGGGGAGAGTGCATCATGCACAACCCGCTCACCCTCGATGACATCGCCCGGCAGAAGAGGTGGTTCTGCCCCGAGTGCAGGTCCCGCCTCGAGGGTACCGCGTGA
- a CDS encoding UPF0146 family protein, which yields MVTGTYKRIESLIASHIAKNYRRVAEVGVGENVACARLLARAGLDVFCTDIRPGPTDGGIPFFRDDVFSPSVSLYRDRDLIYSIRPHEEMVPPLIALAREVDCDLLVYHLGFEGYGRGGELVDCGVILHRYHRCQNPSKRVL from the coding sequence ATGGTGACTGGCACGTATAAACGTATTGAGAGCCTGATTGCCTCCCACATCGCGAAGAACTACAGGAGGGTGGCGGAGGTGGGGGTCGGGGAGAACGTTGCCTGCGCCCGGCTGCTCGCGCGCGCGGGACTCGATGTCTTCTGCACCGACATCCGCCCCGGGCCCACGGACGGCGGCATCCCGTTCTTCCGGGACGACGTGTTCTCCCCTTCAGTCAGCCTCTACAGGGACCGCGACCTCATCTACTCGATCCGGCCCCACGAGGAGATGGTTCCCCCCCTCATCGCCCTTGCCCGCGAAGTCGACTGCGACCTCCTCGTCTACCACCTCGGATTCGAGGGGTACGGGAGGGGGGGCGAACTCGTCGATTGCGGGGTTATCCTGCACAGGTACCACAGGTGTCAGAACCCGTCAAAGAGGGTCCTCTGA